In Aquiflexum balticum DSM 16537, a single genomic region encodes these proteins:
- the hemH gene encoding ferrochelatase: MSKNKAKIGVLLVNLGTPDSTATGDVRKYLREFLMDWRVIDFPYIPRWMLVNLIIAPFRAPKSAKEYRKLWTERGSPLLFHTEDLRDKLIQKLDPEKYVVAMGMRYQTPSIEEGLKKLNDANVRKIIVLPLFPQYASATNGSVVDKVMELAKEWQIIPNITFINNFVEHPLFLEAWTELGKEMMEKADYDMFLFSYHGLPERQIRKGSVDGYCQLSDKCCGNYTKKNQFCYRGQCFYTTRLLAEKLQLPNDKVMTCFQSRLGKDPWIKPYTEDVIKELASKGVKKVLVFSPAFVADCLETTVEVGEEYKEEFEELGGERWDLVPSLNSGDTWVACLQDLVEKNS, encoded by the coding sequence ATGAGCAAGAATAAAGCAAAAATAGGAGTTTTATTGGTCAATTTAGGGACACCGGACAGCACCGCTACAGGTGATGTCAGGAAATACCTGAGAGAATTTTTGATGGATTGGAGAGTGATTGATTTTCCGTATATCCCAAGATGGATGCTGGTCAATCTGATCATTGCACCGTTTCGCGCTCCAAAGTCAGCCAAAGAATACCGGAAATTATGGACAGAAAGAGGTTCTCCGTTGCTTTTTCATACCGAAGACCTGCGGGATAAATTGATTCAGAAATTGGATCCTGAAAAATATGTGGTGGCCATGGGCATGCGCTATCAGACACCAAGTATTGAAGAGGGACTAAAAAAACTGAATGATGCCAATGTCAGAAAAATCATTGTGCTTCCTTTATTCCCGCAATATGCGTCTGCAACCAATGGTTCTGTGGTGGATAAAGTAATGGAACTGGCCAAGGAATGGCAGATTATTCCCAATATTACTTTTATCAACAATTTTGTGGAACACCCCCTATTCTTGGAGGCATGGACCGAATTGGGTAAGGAAATGATGGAAAAGGCTGATTATGATATGTTTTTGTTTTCCTATCACGGCTTACCTGAAAGGCAGATCAGAAAAGGTTCTGTCGATGGCTATTGCCAATTGAGTGATAAGTGTTGCGGCAATTACACCAAAAAAAATCAGTTCTGTTACAGAGGACAATGTTTTTACACCACCCGATTATTGGCCGAAAAACTGCAACTTCCAAATGATAAAGTGATGACCTGTTTTCAGTCTAGGTTGGGCAAAGATCCTTGGATCAAACCCTATACAGAAGATGTGATCAAAGAATTGGCTTCGAAAGGAGTAAAAAAAGTACTCGTTTTTTCACCTGCATTTGTAGCAGATTGCTTGGAAACTACTGTGGAAGTAGGTGAGGAGTATAAAGAAGAATTTGAGGAATTGGGGGGTGAAAGATGGGACCTGGTACCAAGTTTGAATTCCGGTGATACCTGGGTTGCCTGTTTACAGGATTTGGTAGAAAAGAATTCCTAA
- a CDS encoding cation:proton antiporter, with product MENLTHQDVVNLLLQLAAMLLLARVFAEIAQRFRQPAVVGELLAGILLGPTILGTIVPDLHEYLFMSNPSANLALDGFVQIAVVLLLFIAGLEVELHLVWSQGKSALSISLLGLVVPFALGFVFPYYFSSFFGLADGDRLLFSLFMGTAMSITALPVVVRILMDMDLFKTKMGMLIVASAMVNDIIGWLIFSVILSFMGKSSNLSLFQTIGITLLFTFFMLTLGKLIINRVLPWVNKKLAWPGGVLSLSMAFCFLAAAFTEWLGIHAIFGAFLLGVALGDSEHMSERAKEIVHQFINNIFAPLFFVSIGLKINFFTNFELMLTLAVLVISFAGKIIGSGYGAFKGGFNIRESLAVGFGMNARGAMEIILGLIALENGLIDEKLFVALVVMAIITSMTSGPLMKWALNPVKLERKSPKPDD from the coding sequence ATGGAAAATTTAACCCATCAGGATGTAGTTAATTTATTGCTTCAATTGGCAGCAATGCTGCTTTTGGCCAGAGTTTTTGCGGAAATTGCCCAAAGATTCAGGCAGCCTGCTGTGGTGGGAGAACTTTTGGCTGGGATTTTATTAGGGCCCACTATTCTAGGGACTATTGTTCCTGATTTACACGAATATCTCTTTATGTCCAATCCAAGTGCCAATCTAGCTTTGGACGGATTCGTGCAGATAGCTGTAGTATTATTGCTTTTTATCGCAGGATTGGAAGTGGAATTACATTTGGTCTGGTCTCAAGGAAAATCGGCATTGAGTATCTCTCTCTTGGGATTGGTTGTGCCTTTTGCTTTGGGATTCGTATTTCCCTATTATTTTTCCTCTTTTTTTGGATTGGCAGATGGGGACAGGTTGTTGTTTTCCTTGTTTATGGGAACGGCTATGTCTATTACAGCATTGCCGGTAGTGGTAAGAATTCTGATGGATATGGATTTGTTCAAGACGAAGATGGGTATGTTGATTGTGGCCTCAGCTATGGTCAATGACATTATCGGTTGGTTGATTTTTTCGGTCATTTTATCATTTATGGGCAAGAGCAGTAATCTTTCCCTTTTTCAAACAATAGGAATTACCCTATTATTCACATTCTTTATGCTGACTTTAGGCAAACTGATCATCAATAGGGTGTTGCCTTGGGTCAATAAAAAATTGGCCTGGCCGGGAGGAGTTTTATCCTTGTCAATGGCTTTCTGTTTTTTGGCAGCAGCTTTTACTGAATGGTTGGGTATCCATGCAATATTCGGTGCATTCCTCTTGGGTGTGGCATTGGGAGATTCAGAACATATGTCCGAACGGGCAAAGGAGATTGTCCATCAGTTTATAAATAATATCTTTGCCCCTTTGTTTTTCGTTTCTATTGGATTGAAAATTAATTTCTTCACCAATTTTGAATTAATGCTCACTTTGGCAGTTTTGGTGATTTCCTTCGCAGGAAAGATTATCGGAAGTGGATATGGAGCTTTTAAGGGCGGATTCAACATCAGAGAATCTTTGGCGGTCGGATTTGGGATGAATGCGCGGGGAGCCATGGAAATAATCCTTGGTTTGATTGCTTTGGAAAATGGCCTGATCGATGAAAAGCTATTTGTTGCCCTGGTTGTCATGGCAATAATCACCAGTATGACTAGTGGACCATTGATGAAATGGGCATTGAACCCTGTAAAATTGGAGAGGAAAAGTCCTAAACCAGATGATTAA